The Argentina anserina chromosome 5, drPotAnse1.1, whole genome shotgun sequence genome includes the window ctttataggAAGATGTGATTTGTCTCATCTCGTCTCATCCCGTCctgtgcccacccctagtagCAAGGTTTGATTGAATGTGCTTTGTTGTGTATTTTAGGGTATACTAATAGATAtaggttaatttttttatttttaaatattagtTTGGGTACTCTTTAGTAATCAGACATTGGTTTACAAAGTCAACtatcaattgaaaaaaaaaggaggtcTAATTACTAATATTGGAagtatgaatagaaactcattttttttattttttagggAAATGAATCAAATTCATTGGCCTAACAACATAACGATCACAAGGATCAAGCAATTGGACTGACAAGCCAATCCAAAGGCTACCTAACCAACTAAGGAAAAATAAATGTGCACGTAGCACTTATGCAAACTAGAGAAAAAACCAGTTCAAAGTAAGAAATAAATGTCCAAAACAAGTGGACATAACCAATGTTCAAAGCAaaactaaaaaacaaaaataactcCATTCTAAATCTAGAGTACTCAACAAACCTAACTAAACGAGTTGAACATCAATAGAAGCTCACTTTGTATATTGTGAACAATACAATTATTTCTTACAACAATACTGTAGTTACCATATTCACTACAGAATGATCTCATTACTGTTTTTTATACGAGAATCCAAGTGAGGTTCACACGGAGGCATGTACGCTGGGGGTGGGCGAATGCTTGTCTCAGTAGTGCCCCCGTTCTTGACTATGAAAGCAGTGTCCATACCCCAACTCAAGTGTCTATCAAAATGACAATGCCAAAACCATACtcctacaaaaaaaagtaTGATTAGTAACCATAAATATGTCCTAATCTACCAGATATCATCAAGCTCAATAGTTTTCACATCTTTGCATCAAAACCTGTAGTTGATGAGTCTTCATATCTCTCAAATGTTGATAATTTAATAGTAATCTTAACCATCTATCTTCTGTTTGTGTTTTGTATCTCTGATTTTTCACATACTAATATCAAAGCAGGGAGTAAAGGCATACCAGGATTACTTGCTGTAAATCTGATTGCTAACCAACCATTTTTTGGAACTCCAAATGTATTTACTTGAGGAGGATCAACAAAATTAAACCCCTTCGGATCAGCCTCATCGTCATAGTTTCCATAACCAAATCCAACCACAAAAAAGCTATTTCCATGCATATGCATTGGATGATTAACGGAGCCCTTCATCACATTAGTCCCTTGGAACACAATTTGAACTGATTCGTTATAATTCAACACCTTCACCTTTGTCCCTTGCACGGTGAACACAATATCATCCACGAAAGTTTCCTCTGTGAAGTTATAATACGTAGGTGGCTGGTCTGGAAAATCTGATGTGTAAACCCCACTTATGTTTCTGCAACACAATGTCAAAACGAGCAGGTTAAAATTGAGATTAATGGGGCAGTAATATTAATCTCACTTCCTTTTCTTGTATTTATCCATTTGGAGCAGAGTttggaaaacaaaaacctGTAGTAGGCTTGAAGGACATCAGTTCTTGGGTTTATCCAGCTAACATTATTCAAGCTTGAAGAGATTTGTTCGCTTGTTTCACACCGTGGATATGTACAAGTAAGATCATTCATCGAAGCTGTTATGAACATGCTAGTAGTAACGTTTAATGGGACATCTATAGGGTATTTGGGATTTGCCAAGCTTTTAATCTGGCGGGTGAATTTTATTGCTGCAGTAGAGTCCAAGTACATGGGGAGAGtatttggaaaggaaggaGGTGTCTGATATGAGTAGTTGCCTCTGTATTCAAGGATTGCAGTAACATTGACATGATCAAAGCCAGTTACTTCTGCATCCTCACTTGAGTATTGTCTAGCAGCCAGATAGTATTGGCCAGGAGATTGATTTGCTTTGAGAAGGACATCCATTACTTGTCCAGGACTCATTACTATGTAGGCTGTGTCTATGGGTTTTATATAGGCTCCGTCTAGGCCAACAACAGTGAGATTGTGTTCAGCAACTGCAAAGAAGTGTTCGGCGTTCATGTTTGCATTGATTATGCGAAGAAGATAGGTCTTGCCGTAATCAACCATTCGACGATATGTTGTTCCTGCAATGAACAATTTTTCGACTGGTTTCATCTTGTGGAAGCTAGCATTAGAGCATAAGTTTGAACGAATTAGGCATACGTCAACTTACCATTAGAGCATGGACAGAAATCTCCTGGTTCGCCATTTATAGTATAAGCATCTGAATGAGGCAAGTCACTACCATCATCCATACCTTCATCAACCAATTCTTTGATATCTCCCTCGTACCAGGATGCTGCATATATGCAAGGATCCACATAAAgacgaaaagaaattaaaaaacttACAGGGGTCATTCTGCAGATAAGTAACCGAATATTTGCATATGCAGATTAGCATATATCAATCTCACCCTTACGATTCAAATATACTAGATTAACCACTCATAAATTGCTTGAAAACCTATCAAAATTGTAGTTAAAATGTTTACACGTTCacaatttaaaattttgtcaTCACTTGACCTTACATTTAACATCCAAGGTTGAGACCAGGAGAATAAATTTTGTAtcttaaaatattttaatctcAACACTACATCTGTGCGCGCGCAAAATTGAATAGCAAATGACATCATAAGTGTACATGCAGTAGTTAACATTTTGCGTACCAATTATAAGGGTTTCATCTTCATCCGGTTGAGGAAATGGAAATGTGGTTCCAACACTTGGTAAGATGACAATGGCACCATGAACAGTGGCTCTTGTCCAATCACTATGAGCATGCCACCATAAAGTTCCTTCTTCAGAGGATAAATAGATTTCATAGGTGAAATTTGTTCCAGGAGAAATTGGGCACTGCGTGATGTACTCAGGACCATCCGACCACGGATTTCTTGGTTGTTTAATCCCATGCCTATACAATCATatagtaactaaataattacAAAAGGGGAGAAAAATATTAACAAGAGTAGTCGATGTGATTGaaacttacaaaaaaaaaattcagaggCAAACTTATCGACTAATTTCCATTTGTTTCTTCCTTGGTTtctctgagagagagagagagagagagagagagagagttaccAGTGAATAGTGAAACCATAATCCCCTTCGTTGTGAACGTTAACGTAAATAGTATCCCCTTTGTGAGCCCGTATCTCTGGACCTGGAAAACTATCATTTACTACTAAGATGCTCTTTGTTATACACAGTTTGGTGAAGTTTTTCTCCCTTACCTAATGTATTCAAAACCAGCACAGTTAGACATCCATGTAAGCTAGTGGATCAAGCTCAAAACTTAGTATACGTGCATAAAATGGGTTAATTATATGACAACCGCGCGCTCAATAATTAGATCGATATCCATGCAAAGGTATAATTGCAAGGCTATCTGTTATAGATTAGTATATTGAGATTGACACTGATCGAGCTAGCTACCTAGAGATCGAGGTGAACTGGGAATTGGCTACTTACAACGAAATCATAGAAATGTACTTCGCTGTCAACAGAGGAGATGAACTGCACGATAAGATAGAGAAACCACAGAATCTCAGTCACTAATATCGAACAATTCTTCTGGGATTTCATGTTGTTCTTTCTTGAATATGATGAAGAAGCTGGATAGCTTTCTCTCTTGTTTTAGATGCTTTAAGTTATATAGAGGATTACATCTTGGCATCTTAACCGTGGGCAATAGCCAATAATTTTGACTGTCATATACTAGCCATACGTACACTTACATTAATTATTCAATTTCCGAGCAAACAGTCAAAATCACTGAACACAATCGATTGCGTCTTCCAGTCAACTAAGAGATCAAATACGTACTAATGATTTAGACCATAACTGCACTTAAGTTAAAGAACAATATGGCAAACACAAAGAGAGGATCATGCTTGAACAGGTAATGGCTGATGCTTCACTAATTGACCAAATGCATTAGAATTGGTTAAACTTGGATTAGAGACTATTGGCTTCTTTGCTATTTCAGGAGGTGTTATTCCACGTGATTGTTGTAGGGAGTTGTTGTAGTATATGCCGTGGTCTAATGCAGAACACAAAATTAAAGATCAAGCTGACAACCCTTCTCCACCAAACACCGTACTGAGCATGATAGGTAATCGCAGATAACCTTTTTTGCAGCCTACTAGTCTTCGGTAAAAATGGTcatgcagagagagagagagagagagagagattataATAGTTACAGACTATCCTTTACCTTTTTAAGGAAGTTATTGACCAAATTACACATCAGAGAGTTCATACCAAGCTGGTAGCTTTCTCAGCTGGTATCACTATACATTGATAACCAACGGGTTGGTTATTTGATTTtgtcaaatttgaattttaacggATGATGTAGAATATTATAATCACAGTCCAACCCATcagtcaaataaaataaatatttaattagaatTTAACTATTATTTTTACGATGCATCTTTCTTCTATTGGGACTGCATCTCTTGTTCAATTCTgcttcaaaaaataaaaatctctTGTTCAGTTCTCAATCTAGATCCGGCTCCTGTTTTTCTCCTCTCCTTTTCCCTTGTCTCCTCCATCATCTTATCCAAATGCATAAACATATGAAGAAGGCTCTACATGAATAAACCCCTTCATCCTATCATCCATAGAATCACTGCCTTTTCTTGGAGCTTATTCTTCTTCAATTGATGAAAGAGATTCTGGAGACCAGTCGATAGTTTTGATACTTGAGTGATGCGAAGATGCAACATCAGTAATCAAAAGAGAAAGACAGGTTTCTAGGGaagaaagagagggagagaaatattcataaacaaagaaagaCGGTCTCAACCGAGCAATTTGACAGTGGAGTAGAGAACTGTCAACCACGGGAAGCCAATTTGTCCCAACCACGTATGCACCACCTGGATTTAACCAATGGGTTGCAACGAATTGAAAcagccttttctttttcatatcGTTTTGTTCTCCACCTGTCAAATAACTTTATCATGTTAATTATATTCATGTCAATCGTCCCTAACTTTCTACAAGAAAGTCGTGTGCATGCATACACATGTGGTTCTCTTGAATGGAAATAATTATGAACTTTAAAGTGGTGCCGCAAATTGTCGAATAAAATTATAGCAATCAGCAGTAATCCCTGGAAATAAACGAACGAGTTAAGACAAGTTAGGGCCGTTCGTCGAGTGTTAGCATCTATGGAGCTTCATACTAGGTTCCAGTAGCACCATCGACGAATCTAAGTTCAGACCGGTTGTCCTACTTGAAACTTACGCTGCGCATAAGAGGGCAATATTTATGCATACATTACCTTACACAGTATGAGAGTAACCAACGGAACACCCAGAGACTATAAGAGTTTCACAATTACTTAGCAACCAACATTATTCAAATATGGGATGCTTGGACATGCAAACTCATGGACCATCTGGTTGACACTTCAAGAAATGCTCCAATGGTTTCATAGGTACTTGAATCCTTACAGTGAGCTTGCAGTCAGTCCCTTGTGCTGTTCTTGATCCATTCTAGGTAGTTGAAACTGCCAGCATTGACGGGCAAGGCAATAACTTCTGGCACACTGATAAGGAAgacaagaacaaaagaaaaaaattacttcCATCTATCTCAAATTTACATTCAGCCAGGTATATCGTAGACAGATTCTACCAGATAAGTACCATGACATTTGGAGCAAAATTCATTAGTTTAATTATGGCTACTGCAATTCCATGTATATGACATCTCAGCAAAGTTCATTGATTATGTGAAATTTATACGATCTGTGCTTACTCATATGGATGGTTTGACTTAACATGCTCTGTGAGAGCTTCAAAAAGGGATTGCCTGGTCTTGATTATAAGAAGCTCCTCAGAATCTGTCTGAACCTATCAACCAATAGCAGACAGTgaaataagaacataaaaattcttataCTTGATGCTTACTTGTCCAATTAAATAAAATCTCGAACAaaataacaaatgaaaaaGAGGAGGACCATCCACCCTTCCTTACAATCATGTGGTAGTACAGAACTATGGTATGTGATGCTTACCTCACCTTCCCACTGATAGATGGACTGAATGCCTGCACAAAAAAATCATCATGAGTCAGACATGATTGGGCAAATTTGATGCCATATTAATTCTGAACTCAAGATTAAAATGCAATGTAATACCAATCAAAGAGGTACAATTTTCTTCTCCTCGTTGCATGCCACGTGTTGAGAACCTGAGATGTATATAGCTTTGATATTTCACAAGCATCAGCATTCTCTTTAGTTAAGCTTAAGCAAGGGAATATGTACTACGTACTCCAATTCTAGCAGTAATATATCCAAAGCTCCAggatagaagaagaaaaggtaaTAGATGCAAAGCATATGTATTGACTACAGAACTAAGGGCCACAACATGTTGAAAGAAATATCAGACATTACAGGAAGATTTTATATAAACTTGTTTCTGCTTTCAGTATTGTCTATTCTCACTttgtgttttaaaaaaaatatcagtAATATCAACAGATCGAGCAAATTTGACCTTGGCAGCCCTTAGTTACAAGTATGACTTTAACTGACCACATATAAAAGCAGGAGATGCAATGTAGCATCATAAAACAAAACTACGCTGAAGTTGATACCTGGTACTATATTAAGTTATTAACACATGCGGCAAGTTTTTCTCTGACCAAGCTTTCAGCTAACTTCTTTCCTGCACAATGCATGCGATAGAATAAATCGTGGCTTAAACTTCAGTGTTTCATCTTTGAAGGAAATCGCAATAGGTTATGCAGTCTCGAAAGTTAGAAAAATAGTACTATGTATCTGATCAATTACAAGAAGAAAAGTAAGAAAGACCAAGGACTCacattttgttgatttttggAGTGTAAGATAGATACTAACTCTCCTACTTTCTATATAAATTCACTCACTGAACCCACTACCACAAGCCAGggaaaataaattaacagAACAATGTTCAGCAAATACTTTTTGACCTAACTCATACATCAAATGACTACCAACAAAATTTCAATTGGGTATAAGCTCATAATTCATCCGCATCCTAAAGTTGCAATGAATTTATGGGTACTTAACTTCCACACAACCAACTCCATTTAAGAAAAATTAAGTTTACCAATCCTACACTTAAGATACCTAAATACAGGCCAATTgttcttaaaaaataaaaaacacaaGAAATAATGCATCAAACTATAAACTAGACCCTGCATAATAACCTCTTGAACTCCAACTATAACTCTTTGATCACTCACCTCATCTATGATACAAAATTGTCAAACCCCAATAACACCATCATCATTTCATAAAAATCCAAACtttacaagaaaaaaaaaaggactaACCTACTTCTTTGTTGGGTACAGTGACATAAACCACAATGCTTGGTACAGTGGTGCTACTACTCCCTTGATTGCCTTTGCTTGGCTACCAAAGTTTGATCTGCAAAACCCACAATTGTCCACAGACTAAGTTACCACAGTAAAACACAAAACAActgaaaaagtgaaaaaccctTTGAGAATCAGAGGAATAAGTTTTACCTCAAGAGAGGGGCGGACGGGAGAGAGTGAGGGGTACAAACTGTTGCTCTGCACGCGGCGGAGAGGAGATTGGGGAGGCCGAAGCTGAGCACGCAGAATGCTCCGAAGAGAAGTAAACGACGTCGTAGCGTTGAGGAGGATgaagaggagaaggagaaggaagaAGGTATTGCTTTGGCTCTGAAGCAGAGTCTGGAAGCCATTTGTGACAACCAGTAGCTCGGTTTTCTGGTATTTTGGTTGCTCTTCATCATAATTGGGCCTGTATTAGGCCCGTCGAACACTTGACTTGGCCCAATATTAAAGGCATTAGTCTCAAACCCAAATGtctttaatcacaaaatggtGTGAATTAACGTGTCTTAGCTTAGAGACTATGGCTATACCATGGCTATTTTTTATGATAATCAAAAACTACATACGGTGCGACACACTTGAAAAGGAcatgaaataaaaatgaattcatgttggtcataattttcttgttgttgtATTTACTTATATGTGTACTTAATATCTAGTTAACATTATATTTTAGGTGAATTGTGTTTCGAGACGATTTGTCAAAATTATTCATAATATGAATGAAGTTAAACCCGCGTATATGGTTGTAAAACTCATCAATCTACCTAACTGCTAAACAATAGACACCATCCAGATTCAGATCCTATTATAGGGTTGTAAGGACTATGAGTATAAGGAAACACATAAACGGAAAATGAGATACATCAAGTATTGTTTGGAGCTATATAAACCCGAGAGTCCCCAATGCTTATTTTTCTTCAGTTCCCAATATGTTCCGTCTTCACATATCAAGGCACCATTTACTGTGGTATTTAAAGTATAAGGGGTGAAGACGACTTCTAACTAATAAACAGAGGCTGAAGTTAAGTACGCGATTAAACAAGCAAAGATGTGGTGACAAATGAAGCAAAGGCATGAGTTGATAAAGAAATGGTGATTACTAATGTCGTCGAGTGGTGAGGTTTTGTTGGATGCTATGCCATTTTCTAAAATGGTGTTAGCATCTCCACAGTGAGATGCATTTGACTAATTAACTTGGAACTAATCGTAGAACTCAGATTCCCAACATGGTAATTAGTTAAGTAATTTACTCTAGCTAATAATAAGGACATTTAGAGTctcaaaaatatatcaaatgtACTTCCTCCATCCAAGCATATGGTCCAAAATTAACTGCAAAACACAGAATCCCCAAACTATAAGCTGTATAGTAACTGTTAAAAAGACTTCATATTTTATAACCAAGTGACAAATTTGAACTGCATTGGTCAATCGAACCGGTTTAAGGCATCTTCCAAAGTTATAACTCAAGTAGACATAAGTAATAAGTCGGTTCTTTAACAAGATTAATATAAAATTGGCGGATTAGCACTTCGATCACTTCTAAGACAACAATTCAACGATAACAGCAACATAAATTTATGTTCCGGCCGACCCATATGGACTAATTTGTTCTTCATCTTGTCAATGCATTAATCTTTTAATAGTATATATCTCTCTTCTCAAATGATGTAGAAAAAATTAGTTCTTGACTCTCTTTGTCGCTTAACATAATTTACCTATATAGATTGGAGAAATACGGAATCATTAGATGCTCTACATTTTCAATTTACGAAAAGCAATTGTCTAAATAGATCGACTATGAAGGCTTCGTCCCAACTAATTAGATAACTCAAACCATATGGTTTAGAATTGGACCTTTgggaaagtaaaaaaaaaggcaatGAGTAAAAAAGCGTATAATTTAGGAATGGTACCCGTTGTTATCATAGGCATCATCTACATCTAGTTTTATGTGATAGTTGTTGCAATACAGTCACGtcattcgaaaaaaaaaattaattcgtTAAATTTTTAATCCACCACTGGGTCACAAACTCACAATGCTAAAATTAGTACTTAAAATGTGCTTTATCCAGAATTACTTGTGATTTTTTGGtaactaaattttaaataatagAAAGGTTTAGTTGATGATTTTCCAATTTTCCTGAAAGGaattaattaaaagaaatcATTTTCCGTTCCTAATTTAGCAGAAGGCTTGAGTTTGATGAAAAGACAAAAAGATTGGAACCTAGAGAGAGATGGTAGAGTATAGTCGTATAGACAAGAGAGATAGCTTGGATGCCAGTTCAATTTAGTTTTGGAAACAAGTTAATAATATTCTAATCACAGAATGTCACTGGTAAGTGGTAATGGGAGACCAAACTATAAGAGACAGGGAGGTAAATATAAAATGACACGAGAGGCACGAAAAGGGAGGACACTGTGGACCCGATCGTGTTCCACGTGGACTTTCGTTGTCGTGGAGACACGGAAGAAGTGGCGGAGGTTCTGGACGCTGCGGATGGCGGACCACGGCGTTGGAGACTTGAAGCTGCCTTTGCATTTCCGCACTGCCATCCTTCTCATTGGCATAAACACTAACCAAGGTTCCATCACAAAGTTGGAGtttaattttctcttcttgATCCTAGTGagggttttcatttttcgtagTTAAAACATCTAGTTACGAATTTGTTACTCGCTAAACACATAAGTGTCATTTCTCATCTTGATCCAAGTGAGGTCTTCTTTTTTCCTAGATAAAACATGTAATTTACGAACCGTGGATACGTACGAGAAAAATTGTATATTATTTAAGTTTGTTTATCGATATAGAACATATTAGCCTAAGTAAGTttaatggatttttttttttgcaatctTTTCTTTGAGATAGATAAATAAATGTTTTAGTCGCGCGACTTTATATTATAACGATGGTGGTAGTGATTTAATTATTATGAGGCTTTTAGTCGTTTTGTGCTCTTGTGAATTTGGATTAGAGATCACCTCTAATTTGAAttgtttgtatctttacaactaACAGCTTATGTTCATTTTATTTTGCATTAATATTCCATGGGGGAATTTGAACCTAACTAATCCTTCTCAAGTCGTTAGCATGTTCACCCCAATCGTCAAATTTTGAGAAATATATGATTGGTCTTATTGGTAAATCTTTTTAATAGTTGCTTTAGATAGGTCAAAGATTTTTTAACTAATGAAGTGGTGAATCTCAATGACCATCCAAGTCTAGTTTTAATTGCAAGGTAGCTTGCAAGATCGCATTTTTCAATTAAGGGAGTGCTTCGTTGTTAATGggtaacaaaaaaatagtttgattatatataatttcatcgGGCGTGATTCAAATGACTTTGTTTATGAGTGGAGCGGAACATATTTAGAGATAGGGAACTTGAACATCTATAGATAGTCGATCATAAATTGTTTCTCATATATAAAGGATTTGATGACTAACCGAATGATATGATTTCCGTCAAGTTATTTACAATGTAAGAGCTACGGCTACTCCCCTTTTTACACTGCTTTTGTGACATGTGCAGTGCAACGATGTCTTAATGCATCAAGTCACACGATTACATTTACTCTTCGATGTGTTTGTGCATCTAGTTCGAGATGTTGCTCTCTCAGTTCTCTTAGATGCGTTTGTGTATTTTGCtatctttttattatttttcgaTACTTACATCGCtctttatattttt containing:
- the LOC126793125 gene encoding LOW QUALITY PROTEIN: protein CutA, chloroplastic (The sequence of the model RefSeq protein was modified relative to this genomic sequence to represent the inferred CDS: inserted 1 base in 1 codon), which codes for MASRLCFRAKAIPSSFSFSSSSSSTLRRRLLLFGAFCVLSFGLPNLLSAACRATVCTPHSLPSAPLLRSNFGSQAKAIXGSSSTTVPSIVVYVTVPNKEVGKKLAESLVREKLAACVNICAGIQSIYQWEGEVQTDSEELLIIKTRQSLFEALTEHVKSNHPYDVPEVIALPVNAGSFNYLEWIKNSTRD
- the LOC126793113 gene encoding laccase-14-like; its protein translation is MKSQKNCSILVTEILWFLYLIVQFISSVDSEVHFYDFVVREKNFTKLCITKSILVVNDSFPGPEIRAHKGDTIYVNVHNEGDYGFTIHWHGIKQPRNPWSDGPEYITQCPISPGTNFTYEIYLSSEEGTLWWHAHSDWTRATVHGAIVILPSVGTTFPFPQPDEDETLIIASWYEGDIKELVDEGMDDGSDLPHSDAYTINGEPGDFCPCSNGTTYRRMVDYGKTYLLRIINANMNAEHFFAVAEHNLTVVGLDGAYIKPIDTAYIVMSPGQVMDVLLKANQSPGQYYLAARQYSSEDAEVTGFDHVNVTAILEYRGNYSYQTPPSFPNTLPMYLDSTAAIKFTRQIKSLANPKYPIDVPLNVTTSMFITASMNDLTCTYPRCETSEQISSSLNNVSWINPRTDVLQAYYRNISGVYTSDFPDQPPTYYNFTEETFVDDIVFTVQGTKVKVLNYNESVQIVFQGTNVMKGSVNHPMHMHGNSFFVVGFGYGNYDDEADPKGFNFVDPPQVNTFGVPKNGWLAIRFTASNPGVWFWHCHFDRHLSWGMDTAFIVKNGGTTETSIRPPPAYMPPCEPHLDSRIKNSNEIIL